A window from Fragaria vesca subsp. vesca linkage group LG5, FraVesHawaii_1.0, whole genome shotgun sequence encodes these proteins:
- the LOC101312637 gene encoding bidirectional sugar transporter SWEET7-like, with translation MVSADAARTVVGIIGNLISLFLFLSPVPTFVKIWKKGSVEQYSPVPYLATLINCMAWTLYGLPIVHPNSTLVWTINGSGTIIEVVYIILFFIYSDKKKRLMVVLVVALEIIFIGVLTLLVLTLAHTHTKRSLIVGIVSIAFNIMMYASPLTVMKLVITTKSVEYMPFFLSFASFANGVAWTAYALIRFDPFITIPNGLGTVFSLAQLILYATYYKSTQRQIAERKGREVNLSEVTIDDDPKKTASRATHNGHA, from the exons ATGGTTTCTGCAGATGCTGCTCGGACTGTGGTCGGTATCATAG GGAACCTCATCTCATTATTTTTGTTCTTGTCGCCGGT TCCAACGTTTGTTAAAATATGGAAGAAAGGGTCAGTGGAGCAATACTCTCCAGTCCCCTACCTTGCAACCCTAATCAACTGCATGGCGTGGACCTTATACGGGTTACCCATCGTGCACCCGAATAGCACTCTGGTCTGGACCATAAACGGGTCGGGTACGATCATCGAAGTCGTCTACATCATCCTCTTCTTCATTTATTCCGACAAGAAAAAGAGGCTCATGGTGGTTCTGGTTGTGGCCTTGGAGATCATTTTCATTGGTGTTCTTACCCTTCTGGTTCTCACTTTGGCTCACACTCATACCAAGAGGTCCTTGATTGTGGGCATCGTATCCATTGCCTTCAACATCATGATGTATGCTTCACCATTGACTGTCATG AAATTAGTGATCACAACAAAAAGTGTGGAGTACATGCCATTTTTTCTCTCGTTTGCTTCCTTTGCCAATGGCGTTGCCTGGACTGCATACGCTCTCATCCGTTTTGACCCCTTCATCACG ATTCCTAATGGCTTGGGCACAGTTTTTAGTTTAGCTCAGCTGATTCTGTATGCTACATACTACAAGTCAACTCAGCGGCAGATAGCAGAAAGGAAAGGCAGGGAGGTGAACTTGTCAGAGGTAACCATAGACGACGACCCCAAAAAGACTGCCAGCCGTGCTACTCATAATGGCCACGCATAA